A DNA window from Mytilus edulis chromosome 14, xbMytEdul2.2, whole genome shotgun sequence contains the following coding sequences:
- the LOC139503886 gene encoding uncharacterized protein: MYPCRVVRKRVLALVRRNTFLRRLLYVCTLICFSGYTIFHLYFGPGYMVYVHKNIQASCIIPEVNPYDKEIMKFFWKPDPIMCSKDSDLVYFDFNSTLHLNKTRVQSNSISCHYQEVIRKTNDDFNVELGPEVWFNSSVVIRTDFVNVKCFIGGKMVYSRLHYQVYRPPESKRRNPKRKYSVLIFGMDSVSRLAAIRELPKTMSYLENNLGAYVFKGYTKLGDNTLPNLAPLITGHYAFSKEFPVVEHTKFDNHPFIWHNVSRLGGSTMFLEDWPRISTFNLGTSGGGGFLKPPTNHYMRPFYLAINHMQMFESPVSDVLQFLEDKNVKLSSTSYLCYGEKSLHVIAIDYFKRFLLAYKDDLKFTLVWNNKLSHNYVNFIKLADDDLLDLMTFLKTEGFLDNSFLLFLSDHGSRVDKIRNTPIGRLEERLPFISLVVPQQLKEAYPNLHENLKTNINRLTSPFDAYETIVDILNENFKSQEVSVPYPRGISLFRPIPNDRSCADAGIDEHNCVCYSSDSVDVGSPIVVKLAEYVTSNINKQIPQEKCSKLSLKKIQYAKRINSQLSYDASNQNKKPWLYMFYKPKEDLRERYQVSFDVYPSNALFEVTVESYGQNQFAVLGDISRTNTYGNQSACMTKTELRKYCYCV; this comes from the coding sequence ATGTACCCGTGTCGAGTCGTACGGAAACGCGTTCTAGCTTTAGTCAGAAGAAACACGTTTTTACGAAGACTTCTCTACGTGTGCACTCTTATTTGTTTTAGTGGATATACAATCTTTCATTTGTACTTTGGACCTGGATATATGGTTTATGTACACAAAAATATTCAAGCAAGCTGCATTATACCGGAAGTGAATCCGTACGATAAAGAAATAATGAAATTTTTCTGGAAACCTGATCCTATTATGTGCTCAAAAGACAGCGATCTCGTATACTTTGATTTCAATTCTacattgcatttgaataaaacgCGCGTTCAAAGTAACAGCATTTCATGTCATTATCAGGAAGTCATTCGGAAGACAAACGATGATTTTAATGTTGAACTAGGTCCAGAAGTGTGGTTCAATAGTTCTGTTGTTATCCGAACAGATTTTGtgaatgtaaaatgttttattgGCGGGAAAATGGTTTACAGTAGATTACATTATCAAGTCTATCGACCACCAGAAAGCAAAAGAAGAAATCCAAAAAGGAAATATAGTGTACTGATTTTCGGAATGGATTCAGTGTCTAGACTAGCAGCTATACGCGAACTTCCGAAGACAATGtcatatttagaaaataatcTAGGCGCTTATGTTTTTAAAGGCTATACCAAACTAGGTGACAACACGCTGCCAAATTTGGCGCCTTTAATTACAGGACATTATGCCTTTTCCAAAGAATTTCCTGTGGTTGAGCACACAAAGTTTGATAATCACCCTTTTATTTGGCATAACGTTTCAAGACTAGGTGGATCTACAATGTTTTTGGAAGACTGGCCGCGAATATCAACTTTCAATCTAGGAACCAGTGGTGGAGGGGGGTTCTTAAAACCTCCTACAAATCACTATATGCGACCTTTTTATCTTGCCATAAACCACATGCAAATGTTTGAGTCCCCTGTTAGTGATGTTTTGCAGTTTTTAGAGGACAAAAACGTGAAGCTTAGCTCAACATCATACTTGTGCTATGGGGAAAAATCATTGCATGTCATTGCTATagattattttaaaagatttttactagCTTACAAAGATGACTTAAAATTCACACTTGTGTGGAACAATAAACTTAGTCATAACTATGTTAATTTCATTAAGTTGGCAGACGACGATTTATTAGATCTAATGACTTTCCTTAAAACCGAAGGGTTTCTggacaattcatttttgttatttttaagtgACCATGGATCCCGTGTTGATAAAATCAGAAATACTCCGATTGGAAGACTCGAAGAAAGGCTACCTTTTATCTCACTAGTAGTTCCACAACAATTAAAAGAAGCATATCCGAATTTgcatgaaaatttaaaaacaaacataaacagaCTTACGTCACCTTTTGATGCATACGAAACGATAGTAGATATACTGAACGAAAACTTCAAATCACAAGAAGTTTCGGTTCCGTATCCAAGAGGAATAAGTTTATTTCGTCCAATACCGAACGACCGGTCATGCGCAGATGCCGGCATTGATGAGCACAATTGTGTCTGCTATTCCTCTGATAGCGTTGACGTGGGAAGTCCAATCGTAGTTAAATTAGCAGAATATGTCACTTCAAACATAAATAAACAGATTCCGCAAGAAAAATGTTCCAAACTGTCACTGAAAAAAATTCAATATGCTAAACGGATAAATTCACAACTCAGCTATGATGCTTCAAACCAAAACAAGAAACCTTGgctatatatgttttataaaccAAAAGAAGATTTACGAGAGAGATATCAAGTTTCCTTTGATGTATACCCTAGTAATGCTCTGTTTGAGGTTACTGTAGAAAGCTATGGGCAAAACCAGTTTGCTGTTTTAGGTGATATTAGTCGAACGAACACATACGGTAACCAGTCAGCATGTATGACTAAAACAGAACTTAGAAAATACTGCTATTGCGTTTGA